Proteins co-encoded in one Aquincola tertiaricarbonis genomic window:
- the ampD gene encoding 1,6-anhydro-N-acetylmuramyl-L-alanine amidase AmpD: protein MTEPAPLAGQAPPKALQQGWWPAARRIDSPNHGERPAGEAISLLVLHSISLPPGVYGGDEIERLFTNTLDWDADPYFGQIRGIEVSAHFVIRRDGQVLQFVSCDRRAWHAGQSAWRGRPNCNDYSIGIELEGLEGTPFEAAQYAALGPLVAALAVAYPLRDVAGHEHVAPGRKHDPGAGFDWKLAEEISRRQGAQLLWPQLATDSV from the coding sequence ATGACTGAGCCGGCGCCGCTCGCCGGGCAGGCACCGCCGAAGGCGCTGCAGCAGGGTTGGTGGCCCGCGGCGCGCCGCATCGATTCACCCAACCATGGCGAGCGCCCGGCCGGTGAGGCCATCTCGCTGCTGGTGCTGCATTCCATCAGCCTGCCGCCCGGTGTGTATGGCGGCGACGAGATCGAGCGCCTCTTCACCAACACGCTGGACTGGGACGCGGACCCGTATTTCGGCCAGATCCGAGGCATCGAGGTGTCGGCGCATTTCGTCATCCGCCGCGACGGGCAGGTGCTGCAGTTCGTGTCCTGCGACCGGCGGGCCTGGCATGCGGGGCAGTCGGCCTGGCGGGGCCGGCCCAACTGCAACGACTACTCGATCGGCATCGAGCTGGAAGGGCTGGAAGGCACGCCCTTCGAGGCCGCGCAGTACGCCGCGCTGGGGCCGCTGGTGGCCGCGCTGGCGGTGGCCTATCCGCTGCGGGACGTGGCCGGCCACGAGCATGTGGCACCGGGCCGCAAGCACGACCCCGGGGCGGGCTTCGACTGGAAGTTGGCAGAGGAAATATCGCGTCGTCAAGGGGCACAACTGCTATGGCCCCAACTCGCTACGGATAGTGTCTGA
- a CDS encoding sigma-54-dependent transcriptional regulator: MTTTSPFSLLVVDDEPDLRTLYELTLVREGYDVETAGSVEDALARLASRRYSAVITDMRLPDGSGLDLLRHIEQQGRPEKAIVITAYGSAENAVEALKSGAYDYLTKPVDLRQFRAVVGSALGRSGQPLPTVVPAQLPSALAQGLPAAPAAAAPARSRSGEPPAAAAAPTPVAPTRAALARLVGHSGAMQQVRALIEKVSRSMAPVLVQGESGTGKELVASAIHKVSSRGSGPFIAVNCGAIPENLLEAEFFGYRKGAFTGAAEDREGFFQAAHGGTLFLDEIGDLPLSMQSKLLRVIQERAVRPVGAVNEAQVNVRIVSATHKDLQAEVQAGRFRQDLFYRLNVIQIRVPPLRERLDDLRPISAAVLERIARDAGVAPAPRLSDDAFAHLARYAFPGNVRELENLLQRAVAMSGGDVIGRDDLGLPDAAFGDTQYADDLAALPPAEPRPAPADAPLPTDLAAYLDDVERDILARALERHRYNRTAAGASLGLSLRQMRYRMARLGVHAGAGSGEAAADGDD, encoded by the coding sequence ATGACCACCACCTCGCCCTTCAGCCTGCTTGTGGTCGACGACGAGCCCGACCTGCGCACGCTGTACGAGCTGACGCTGGTGCGTGAGGGCTACGACGTGGAAACCGCCGGTTCGGTGGAAGACGCGCTGGCCCGCCTGGCCAGCCGCCGCTACAGCGCCGTGATCACCGACATGCGGCTGCCCGACGGCAGCGGCCTCGACCTGCTGCGCCACATCGAGCAGCAGGGCCGGCCCGAGAAGGCCATCGTCATCACCGCCTACGGCTCGGCCGAGAACGCGGTGGAGGCCTTGAAGTCGGGCGCCTACGACTACCTGACCAAGCCGGTGGACCTGCGGCAGTTCCGCGCGGTGGTGGGCTCGGCCCTGGGCCGCAGCGGCCAGCCGCTGCCCACCGTGGTGCCGGCGCAGCTGCCTTCGGCGCTGGCCCAGGGCCTGCCGGCCGCACCGGCCGCTGCCGCGCCGGCACGCAGCCGCAGTGGCGAGCCGCCCGCGGCGGCTGCAGCGCCCACGCCCGTGGCGCCGACCCGTGCCGCGCTGGCCCGCCTGGTGGGCCACAGCGGTGCGATGCAGCAGGTGCGTGCCTTGATCGAGAAGGTGTCGCGCAGCATGGCGCCGGTGCTGGTGCAGGGCGAGTCGGGCACCGGCAAGGAGTTGGTGGCCAGCGCCATCCACAAGGTCAGCTCGCGCGGCAGCGGCCCCTTCATCGCGGTGAACTGCGGCGCCATCCCCGAGAACCTGCTGGAGGCCGAGTTCTTCGGCTACCGCAAGGGCGCCTTCACCGGCGCGGCCGAAGACCGTGAAGGCTTCTTCCAGGCCGCGCATGGCGGCACCTTGTTCCTGGACGAGATCGGCGACCTGCCGTTGTCCATGCAAAGCAAGCTGCTGCGCGTGATCCAGGAGCGGGCGGTGCGGCCGGTGGGCGCGGTGAACGAGGCGCAGGTGAACGTGCGCATCGTCAGCGCCACCCACAAGGACCTGCAGGCCGAGGTGCAGGCCGGCCGTTTCCGGCAGGACTTGTTCTACCGCCTCAACGTCATCCAGATCCGCGTGCCGCCGCTGCGCGAACGGCTGGACGACCTGCGGCCCATCAGCGCCGCGGTGCTGGAGCGCATCGCGCGTGACGCCGGCGTGGCGCCGGCGCCGCGCTTGAGCGACGACGCCTTCGCCCACCTGGCGCGTTATGCCTTTCCGGGCAATGTGCGCGAGCTGGAGAACCTGCTGCAGCGGGCGGTGGCCATGTCGGGCGGCGACGTGATCGGCCGCGATGACCTGGGCCTGCCCGATGCCGCCTTTGGCGACACCCAGTACGCCGACGACCTGGCCGCGCTGCCGCCGGCCGAGCCGCGGCCCGCGCCCGCCGATGCGCCGCTGCCCACCGACCTGGCCGCCTACCTGGACGACGTGGAACGCGACATCCTGGCCCGCGCGCTGGAGCGCCACCGCTACAACCGCACGGCGGCCGGCGCCAGCCTGGGCCTGTCGCTGCGGCAGATGCGCTACCGCATGGCCCGGCTGGGCGTGCATGCCGGCGCAGGCAGCGGCGAGGCGGCGGCCGACGGCGATGACTGA